AGGACCCGAGCGTGAAGGCGGCGCAGCGGCCGGCCCACAAATGACCGCGAGGGGCCGCGCCGGGACCCCGCGATAACACGGTGACGGGACGCGCCGGGACCCCGCGATAACACGGTGACGGGACGCGCCGGCTCGTGCGACCATCTTCGGGTCGGCGCGGCACGGGACACGGGAATCTCCCGGGGTACCCGTGCGTTGTCCCTCATGAGCGGCACGCCGTGACCGTCGTGCCGACGCCGTAACGACTCCCATCGACGTAAGGATCCAATGACCTCCTCTTCTTCCCCTTCCCAGGACGCCAAGCGCCTCGCGCACGCCTACCCCGAGGGTCTTCGGGCCGATGCCCTGATGGAAGAGGACGTCGCCTGGAGCCACGAGATCGACGGCGAGCGGGACGGAGACCAGTTCGACCGGTCCGAGCGCGCGGCCCTGCGCCGCGTGGTGGGCCTGTCCACCGAGCTGGAGGACGTCACCGAGGTCGAGTACCGGCAGCTCCGCCTGGAGCGGGTCGTGCTCGTCGGCGTGTGGACCACCGGCACCGCACAGGACGCGGACAACTCCCTCGCGGAGCTGGCCGCCCTCGCGGAGACCGCGGGCGCGCTCGTGCTCGACGGCGTCATCCAGCGCCGCGACAAGCCCGACGCGGCCACCTACATCGGTTCCGGCAAGGCCGCCGAGCTGCGCGACATCGTCCTCGAGACCGGCGCGGACACCGTGATCTGCGACGGTGAGCTGAGCCCCGGCCAGCTGATCCAGCTGGAGGACGTCGTCAAGGTCAAGGTCATCGACCGTACGGCCCTGATCCTCGACATCTTCGCCCAGCACGCCAAGTCCCGCGAGGGCAAGGCGCAGGTCGCGCTCGCCCAGATGCAGTACATGCTGCCGAGGCTGCGCGGCTGGGGCCAGTCGCTGTCCCGGCAGATGGGCGGCGGCCGCGGTGGCCTCGCCACGCGTGGTCCCGGCGAGACCAAGATCGAGACGGACCGGCGCCGGATCCGCGAGAAGATGGCGAAGATGCGCCGGGAGATCGCGGACATGAAGACCGGCCGCGAGATCAAGCGCCAGGAGCGCCGCCGCAACAAGGTGCCCTCCGTCGCCATCGCGGGCTACACCAACGCCGGCAAGTCCTCCCTGCTCAACCGGCTCACCGGCGCGGGCGTCCTGGTCGAGAACGCGCTGTTCGCGACCCTGGACCCGACCGTGCGCCGCGCGGAGACCCCGAGCGGGCGGCTGTACACCCTGGCGGACACCGTCGGCTTCGTCCGGCACCTGCCCCACCACCTGGTCGAGGCGTTCCGCTCCACCATGGAGGAGGTCGGCGACTCCGACCTGATCCTGCACGTGGTGGACGGCTCGCACCCCGTCCCGGAGGAGCAGCTGGCCGCCGTGCGCGAGGTCATCCGGGACGTCGGCGCCACCGACGTGCCCGAGATCGTCGTGATCAACAAGGCGGACGCCGCCGACCCGCTGGTCCTCCAGCGGCTGCTCAGGGTCGAGAAGCGCGCCATCGCGGTCTCGGCCCGCACCGGCCAGGGCATCGCCGAACTGCTCGCCCTGATCGACGACGAGCTGCCCCGCCCCTCGGTCGAGATCGAGGCGCTGGTGCCGTACACCCACGGCAAGCTCGTCGCCCGCGCCCACACCGAGGGCGAGGTGATCTCCGAGGAGCACACCGCGGAGGGCACCCTGCTCAAGGTCCGGGTGCACGAGGAGCTGGCCTCGGACCTGGCGCCGTACACGCCCATCTCCGCGGGCTGACCCACCGCGACACCAAGGCCCGCCACCCCTCGGGGTGGCGGGCCTTCGTCATGGTGCGGCCGTGGCCGGCGCCGCCTCGGCGTTCGACCGGGCTACCGCCCGGCGAACTTCTCGCTCACCGACTGGTACACGCCCTTGGCGACGTCGCCCAGCCGGGGACCCGCCAGCCAGCCCGCGGTCACCGGGCCGATCGAGGTGTTGGACACCAGCTTCGGCTTGCCGTCCGCACCGGTCTCCACCCAGCCGCCGCCGGAGGCGCCACCCGTCATCGAGCAGCCGATCCGGTACATCGTCGGGGCGGACCGGTCGATCGACAGCCGGCCCGGCCTGTCCTCGCACCGGTACAGCAGCTGACCGTCGTACGGCGGCGCCGCCGGGTACCCCGACGCCGTCATGGTCCGCACCTTCGGCACGGCCGGCGCGTCGAAGTCCACCGGGAGCGCCCCGCCGACCGTCTCCTCCAGAGACTTGCCGCCGCTGCCCTGCTCCGGCGTCACATGGATGACCGCGAAGTCGTACGGGGCACCGTTGCCGCCCGTCTCGCCGCCCTGGTCGATCCACTGCTGGGAGGTCTGCGCGGCATCCGCCCACCAGACGCCGTACGGGGCGATGTCGGACCGGGCGGCGTTCTGCAGCTGGTCGACGGACTTGGCCGCGTTGTTGTACGACGGCACGAAGGCGAGGTTGCGGTACCAGCCGCCGCTCCTGCCCGCGTGCACGCAGTGGCCCGCCGTCCAGACGAGGTTGGACTTGCCCGGGTGCGCCGGGTCCTCGACGACCGTGCCCGAGCACACCATGTGGCCCTCGGGGGAGTCGAAGAACACCTTGCCCGAGGTGGCCGCGTTCACGTGGTACGGCGCCGCGACCTGCCGCGCCCGCACCGGCGCCGGCGTCGGGTCGGTCACGCCCTGGTCACCGGAGATGTCGTTGTCGTCGACGCCCTTGTCCGGGTCGCCCGCGTGCCGCATCCGGTTCGGGTCCCACAGGCCCTTGATGATCGGGTTGATGAAGTCGTTGGCCTCGCGCAGCCAGTCCTTCCTGTTCCAGTCCTTCCAGGCGCCGTTCTTCCACTTGTCGACGTCGATCCCGTGCTCCTTCAGCTTCTGCCTCAGGTCGTCCGGGATCCTGACCTTGCCGTCGCCGCTGCCCGCCGCGGCGGCGGAGGCGGACGGGTTGCCGTCGGCTTGGTCGTCGCCACCGCAGGCGGTGGCGGTCAGCGCCAGCGCCGAGGCGAGGGCGACCGCCGCCAGCGAGGACGAGGCGCGGCGGGTGCGACGGCCCCTCCCCTGCCGGGCGGTGGACGACGGCCGTATGGATCGCATGCTCTTGACTCCCCGTGTGAAGACGGAACTCGGCGCTCGGCCGTGACACCCGCCGCCCGCCGACGGCGAGTTCGGACCGGTGCCACGACCTTCGGAACGGCATCACACCCTATGCGTTCGCCATGGGCGACTCCCGCCGGAACGGCAACGGTTTCGCTACGAGCGCGCCCCGCCGACGCGCATCGATCCGGAGGAAAGCCGTAACCCGGCGCGCGATGAACGGTTGTAGGCGATGGGTGCACAGCGGGAGGGCAGCGAGTCGTGGCCGTTACGGAGTCGAGGGCGGAAGACGCGCACGAGGGGATCCTGCGGCGCCAGTCGGCGCGCGAGTCCTCGGCGCGCACCTATGCGCGGGCCCTGCCCATCGTGCCGGTGCGGGCGCGGGGGCTCACCATCGAGGGCGCCGACGGCCGCCGCTACCTGGACTGCCTCTCCGGTGCCGGCACCCTCGCCCTCGGCCACAACCACCCGGTGGTGTTGCAGGCCATCCGCCAAGTCCTGGACTCCGGCGCCCCGTTGACCGTCCTGGACCTCGCGACACCGGTCAAGGACGCCTTCGTCACCGAACTGTTCCGAACCCTGCCGCCGGGCCTCGCGGACCGGGCCCGCGTGCAGTTCTGCGGACCGGCCGGCACGGACGCCGTGGAGGCCGCGCTCAAACTGGTGCGGACCGCGACCGGGCGCGGCGCGATCCTCGCCTTCACCGGCGCGTACCACGGCATGACCGCCGGCGCCCTCGCCGTCTCCGGCGGTGCGCGGGAGGCCCGGGCCGTCCGGCTGCCCTACCCGCAGGACTACCGCTGCCCGTTCGGCGTCGGCGGCCCGCGCGGCGCCGAACTCGGCGCCCGCTGGATGGAGTCGCTCCTGGACGACCCCAAGTCCGGTGTGCCGCTGCCCGCCGGGATGATCCTCGAACCGGTGCAGGGCGAGGGCGGGGTGCTCCCGGCCCCGGACGACTGGCTGCGCCGGATGCGCCGGATCACCGCGGACCGGGGCGTCCCGCTGATCGCCGACGAGGTGCAGACCGGCGTGGGCCGCACCGGCGCCTTCTGGGCCGTCGACCACAGCGGGATCACCCCCGACGTCATGGTGCTGTCCAAGGCCATCGGCGGCAGCCTCCCGCTGGCCGTGCTCGTCTACCGCGACGACCTCGACGTCTGGGAACCCGGCGCCCACGCGGGCACCTTCCGCGGCAACCAGCTGGCCATGGCCGCGGGGACCGCGACGCTGTCGTACGTCCGGGAGAACGGGCTCGCCGAGCGGGCGGGGCGGCTGGGCGCCCGGATGCTGGCGCGACTCCGGTCGGACATCGGCGCGTTGGCGTGCGTGGGCGAGGTGCGGGGGCGGGGGCTGATGATCGGGGTGGAGATGGTGGAGCCGGCTGCCGACGGGCCGGCCCGCGGGGCGGGCGACGCCTTGGGCACGGAAACCGGGCCGCGCGGCGGGGACTTCGCCGCGCACGGCCCGTACCCGCCGCCACCCGGACCGGAGCCCGCCCGGAACCCGTGCCCCGCCGCGCCCGAACTCGCCGCGGCCGTACGGCGGGAGTGCCTGCGGCGCGGGCTCATCGTGGAACTCGGCGGCCGGCACGGCGCCGTGGTCCGGCTGCTGCCCCCGCTCACGATCAGCGACGAACAGGCGACGGCCGTACTGGACCGGCTGACCGACGCGGTGGCGACGGTGGCCCGCGACCACGAGACCTGCGGCCCGCCCGGGCCCAGACGAGGGGACGCGGCGCCGTGCCGGGGGTGACGGCGCCCGGCCGGCCCGGCACGACCGCGCCCGGCGGGTCCGGGGCGACCGTGCCGCGCCGTGCCGGGACACCCGGTCCGCCGCGGGACGCGGTCACCCCGGCCCCGCCCCGCGGCTCCGACGGCCACGGTGCGCCGGCCCGTCGAGGCGGTCCGGCGCCGCGCGCGGCCTGAGGGGCGCGACCGGCACGCTCGACCGCCCGAGGACGGGACCCGCGGCGCGTCCCGGAGCCCCGCGAGGGCAACCCGCCGCCCGCGCCGTCCGACCGCTCCGGGCCGAGCCCCGCCCCGGACCGCGCGGGGCCACCCTCCGAAGCCGCCCGTCCGACCCGCCCTCCAGACCGCTCCGTCATCCGCCCCGCCCCAAGGAACCCCATGAACGCCACCCCCGCCCCCGAGGAACACGGAGCGTCCGGCTCCCGTGCCCCCGTCGCCGAGTCGGTTCCGCAGCAGCGCAGACGGCACGCGGACCCCGCCCGGCGGACCGAACCCGGCGCCGACGCGCTGGACGATCGCGAACCGGGTGCCGCGGCGCAGTCCGCCGCCCTGGAGAACCTGCTGCGCTGCTGGGTCCGCGAGACCGGTCTGCGCGCCCCCGCCGACGGCACCCTGCGCATCCCGCTCCCCGCCAGCGGTGCCGGTCTGCTCGTCCCGGTCCGCTACTGGTCCCCGACCGGCTGGCACCGCTTCGGACCGCCCCGGCTCGCCGAGGCGCCCGAGGCCGCCCCGCCCGTCGACGCCGTCACCCTCGCGGCGCTGCTCACCAGGGAGGGCCCCGCCGCCGACGACGGCGACCTCGTGGCCCGGGTCGCCGACAGCCTGCGCCGCACCGCCACCTTCATCCGCGACCGGCGCGAGCACCCCGCCGACGGCCCCGACCTCTTCCTCAGCGCCGAACAGGCCCTCCTCCTCGGCCACCCCCTGCACCCGACGCCCAAGAGCCGGGAGGGACTGACCGAGGGGGAGGCCGCACTGTACTCACCGGAGTCGCGCGGAGCCTTTCCGCTGCACTGGATGGCCGTGGCCCCCGCCCTGCTCGCCACCGACTCGGCCTGGACCGAGCGCGGGCGCCCCGTCCCCGCCGACCGCCTCACCCGGCACCTCGCGGGCATCGCGCTGCCCCTGCCCGACGGCGACACCGCCCTGCCCCTGCACCCCTGGCAGGCCCGCGAGGTACGGCACCGCCCGGCCGTCGCCGCCCTGCTCGACTCGGGACTGCTCAGGGACCTCGGACCGCACGGACCCGCCTGGCACCCCACCTCCTCCGTCCGCACCGTCCACCGCTGCGGCGCCCCCGCGATGCTCAAGCTGTCGCTCGGCCTGCGGATCACCAACTCCCGCCGGGAGAACCTGCGCAAGGAACTGCGCCGCGGCGTCGAGGTGCACCGGCTGCTGCGCACCGGACTGTCCAGGCAGTGGGCCGCCGCGCACCCCGGTTTCGACATCGTGCGCGACCCGGCGTGGCT
This Streptomyces misionensis DNA region includes the following protein-coding sequences:
- the hflX gene encoding GTPase HflX; amino-acid sequence: MTSSSSPSQDAKRLAHAYPEGLRADALMEEDVAWSHEIDGERDGDQFDRSERAALRRVVGLSTELEDVTEVEYRQLRLERVVLVGVWTTGTAQDADNSLAELAALAETAGALVLDGVIQRRDKPDAATYIGSGKAAELRDIVLETGADTVICDGELSPGQLIQLEDVVKVKVIDRTALILDIFAQHAKSREGKAQVALAQMQYMLPRLRGWGQSLSRQMGGGRGGLATRGPGETKIETDRRRIREKMAKMRREIADMKTGREIKRQERRRNKVPSVAIAGYTNAGKSSLLNRLTGAGVLVENALFATLDPTVRRAETPSGRLYTLADTVGFVRHLPHHLVEAFRSTMEEVGDSDLILHVVDGSHPVPEEQLAAVREVIRDVGATDVPEIVVINKADAADPLVLQRLLRVEKRAIAVSARTGQGIAELLALIDDELPRPSVEIEALVPYTHGKLVARAHTEGEVISEEHTAEGTLLKVRVHEELASDLAPYTPISAG
- a CDS encoding trypsin-like serine peptidase; the encoded protein is MRSIRPSSTARQGRGRRTRRASSSLAAVALASALALTATACGGDDQADGNPSASAAAAGSGDGKVRIPDDLRQKLKEHGIDVDKWKNGAWKDWNRKDWLREANDFINPIIKGLWDPNRMRHAGDPDKGVDDNDISGDQGVTDPTPAPVRARQVAAPYHVNAATSGKVFFDSPEGHMVCSGTVVEDPAHPGKSNLVWTAGHCVHAGRSGGWYRNLAFVPSYNNAAKSVDQLQNAARSDIAPYGVWWADAAQTSQQWIDQGGETGGNGAPYDFAVIHVTPEQGSGGKSLEETVGGALPVDFDAPAVPKVRTMTASGYPAAPPYDGQLLYRCEDRPGRLSIDRSAPTMYRIGCSMTGGASGGGWVETGADGKPKLVSNTSIGPVTAGWLAGPRLGDVAKGVYQSVSEKFAGR
- a CDS encoding diaminobutyrate--2-oxoglutarate transaminase family protein, translating into MAVTESRAEDAHEGILRRQSARESSARTYARALPIVPVRARGLTIEGADGRRYLDCLSGAGTLALGHNHPVVLQAIRQVLDSGAPLTVLDLATPVKDAFVTELFRTLPPGLADRARVQFCGPAGTDAVEAALKLVRTATGRGAILAFTGAYHGMTAGALAVSGGAREARAVRLPYPQDYRCPFGVGGPRGAELGARWMESLLDDPKSGVPLPAGMILEPVQGEGGVLPAPDDWLRRMRRITADRGVPLIADEVQTGVGRTGAFWAVDHSGITPDVMVLSKAIGGSLPLAVLVYRDDLDVWEPGAHAGTFRGNQLAMAAGTATLSYVRENGLAERAGRLGARMLARLRSDIGALACVGEVRGRGLMIGVEMVEPAADGPARGAGDALGTETGPRGGDFAAHGPYPPPPGPEPARNPCPAAPELAAAVRRECLRRGLIVELGGRHGAVVRLLPPLTISDEQATAVLDRLTDAVATVARDHETCGPPGPRRGDAAPCRG
- a CDS encoding IucA/IucC family protein; its protein translation is MNATPAPEEHGASGSRAPVAESVPQQRRRHADPARRTEPGADALDDREPGAAAQSAALENLLRCWVRETGLRAPADGTLRIPLPASGAGLLVPVRYWSPTGWHRFGPPRLAEAPEAAPPVDAVTLAALLTREGPAADDGDLVARVADSLRRTATFIRDRREHPADGPDLFLSAEQALLLGHPLHPTPKSREGLTEGEAALYSPESRGAFPLHWMAVAPALLATDSAWTERGRPVPADRLTRHLAGIALPLPDGDTALPLHPWQAREVRHRPAVAALLDSGLLRDLGPHGPAWHPTSSVRTVHRCGAPAMLKLSLGLRITNSRRENLRKELRRGVEVHRLLRTGLSRQWAAAHPGFDIVRDPAWLAVDDPDGRPVPGLDVVIRHNPFTPADDAGCLAGLVSPRPLAEPAPGTAAGGPPPAMRSRLSVLVARLAVRTGRPPTAVAAEWFLRYLEQVVRPVFWLDAEAGVALEAHQQNTLVLLDGDGWPAGGRYRDNQGYYFRESRRAELAARLPGIGEHSDTFVADEVADERLAYYLAVNNVLGLIGAFGSQHLADERLLLAAFRRFLAGLATGPAALRTPVPGRLLDSPTLRCKANLLTRLHGMDELVGPVDTQSVYVTIDNPLHP